In Burkholderia sp. GAS332, one DNA window encodes the following:
- a CDS encoding glutamyl-tRNA synthetase has translation MTTSVRTRFAPSPTGFIHLGNIRSALYPWAFARKMKGTFVLRIEDTDVERSSTEAVDAILEGMEWLGLDIDEGPFYQMQRMDRYREVLKQMQDAGLVYPCYMSTEELDALRERQREAGEKPRYDGTWRPEPGKVLPEPPAGVQPVLRFRNPLSGVVAWDDAVKGRIEISNEELDDLVIARPDGTPTYNFCVVVDDLDMRITHVIRGDDHVNNTPRQINILRALGAEPPVYAHLPTVLNEQGEKMSKRHGAMSVMGYRDAGFLPEAVVNYLARLGWSHGDAEIFTREQFVEWFDLEHLGKSPAQYDHDKLNWLNAHYIKEADNARLAELAKPFFADLGIDEAAIAQGADLTSVVGLLKDRASTVKEIAENAAMFYRAPAPEADALAQHVTDVVRPALADLAAALKTVEWTKEAIAAALKAALGAHKLKMPQLAMPVRLLVAGTTHTPSIDSVLMLFGRDVVVSRIEKALA, from the coding sequence ATGACCACCTCTGTCCGTACCCGTTTCGCACCGAGTCCCACCGGCTTCATCCACCTCGGCAACATTCGCTCCGCGCTTTATCCGTGGGCGTTCGCGCGCAAGATGAAAGGGACCTTCGTGCTGCGGATCGAGGACACCGACGTCGAGCGTTCCAGTACCGAAGCCGTGGACGCCATTCTCGAAGGCATGGAATGGCTTGGCCTCGATATCGACGAAGGCCCGTTCTACCAGATGCAGCGCATGGACCGTTATCGCGAAGTGCTCAAGCAGATGCAGGACGCGGGGCTTGTGTACCCGTGCTACATGTCGACGGAAGAGCTGGACGCACTGCGCGAACGCCAACGCGAGGCCGGCGAAAAGCCGCGCTATGACGGCACGTGGCGTCCGGAACCCGGCAAGGTCTTGCCGGAGCCGCCGGCCGGCGTGCAGCCCGTGCTGCGCTTCCGCAATCCGCTCTCCGGTGTGGTCGCATGGGACGACGCCGTGAAAGGCCGCATCGAGATCTCGAACGAAGAACTCGACGACCTCGTGATCGCGCGCCCGGATGGCACGCCGACCTACAACTTCTGCGTGGTCGTGGACGATCTGGACATGCGCATCACGCACGTGATTCGCGGCGACGATCACGTGAACAACACGCCGCGTCAGATCAACATTCTGCGTGCGCTCGGCGCCGAGCCGCCGGTGTATGCTCACTTGCCGACCGTGCTGAACGAGCAGGGCGAGAAGATGAGCAAGCGTCACGGCGCGATGAGCGTGATGGGTTATCGCGACGCCGGCTTTCTGCCGGAAGCGGTGGTCAACTATCTGGCGCGTCTGGGCTGGTCGCATGGCGACGCGGAAATCTTCACGCGCGAGCAGTTCGTCGAATGGTTCGATCTGGAGCATCTGGGCAAGTCGCCGGCTCAGTACGATCACGACAAGCTGAACTGGCTCAACGCGCACTACATCAAGGAGGCGGATAACGCACGCCTCGCTGAGCTTGCCAAGCCGTTCTTCGCTGACTTGGGTATCGACGAAGCCGCTATTGCGCAAGGCGCCGATCTGACGTCGGTGGTGGGCTTGCTGAAGGACCGTGCGTCGACAGTGAAGGAAATCGCCGAAAACGCCGCGATGTTCTATCGCGCGCCGGCGCCTGAAGCCGATGCGCTCGCGCAGCACGTCACGGATGTCGTGCGTCCGGCGCTTGCCGATCTGGCGGCAGCGCTCAAGACAGTGGAGTGGACCAAGGAAGCCATCGCTGCAGCCTTGAAGGCAGCGCTCGGCGCGCACAAGCTGAAGATGCCGCAACTGGCCATGCCGGTGCGTCTGCTGGTGGCGGGCACCACGCATACGCCGTCGATTGACAGCGTGCTGATGCTGTTTGGGCGCGATGTCGTCGTGAGCCGTATCGAAAAAGCGCTGGCCTGA
- a CDS encoding Acetyltransferase (GNAT) family protein (manually curated): MFDPTEAPSPFYLRQASMDDFEFAEALTRNNMGGYYRRHHLVWRGDLFLGSWRESENFILEVDGEPIGVLRITQEGDSLHIRDVQIAEGHRRLGAGTYLLDMSHQWARERGLRELQLRVFVDNPAARLYQRKGYKLTGPRLAQLGAIRHLARRV; this comes from the coding sequence ATGTTCGATCCAACCGAAGCTCCGTCACCGTTTTATCTGCGCCAGGCCAGCATGGACGATTTCGAGTTCGCTGAGGCGCTGACTCGCAATAACATGGGTGGCTACTATCGCCGGCACCATCTGGTCTGGCGTGGCGATCTGTTTCTCGGCAGCTGGCGCGAGTCGGAGAATTTTATTCTTGAAGTGGACGGCGAGCCGATCGGCGTGCTGCGCATCACGCAAGAAGGCGATTCGCTGCATATCCGCGACGTGCAGATTGCCGAAGGGCATCGGCGGCTCGGCGCCGGCACGTATCTGCTCGATATGTCGCATCAGTGGGCGCGCGAGCGCGGGCTGCGCGAGTTGCAGTTGCGCGTGTTCGTCGACAATCCCGCCGCGCGGCTGTATCAGCGCAAGGGGTACAAGCTGACCGGGCCGCGTCTGGCGCAACTCGGGGCGATCCGTCATCTGGCGCGGCGCGTCTGA
- a CDS encoding transcriptional regulator, AraC family, translating to MNSSTDSVLASHVHFADIPPEFQPTQTHPIRVRSRPMPSGWRIARHTHAWAQVAYASRGVLRVATTGTTWMVPPSRAIWVPPHVTHEVVAVEDAFLRTLYITESTVPAGLDTPRVVEVSDLLREIIAALDTPGISATREQLLGALALDELTRSEPLPLSVPMPNEKRLRALCEAVIADPTHGDSLEQWASSVGASTRTIARLFRQELGVSFSQWRQQAILARAIPLLSQGRPLSHVAQELGYQSQSAFSAMFRRAFGESPRAFIERGSEHRVASGDRGHAETDEETAQK from the coding sequence ATGAATTCGTCCACTGACTCAGTCCTGGCGAGCCATGTCCACTTCGCCGACATCCCGCCGGAATTCCAGCCGACGCAAACGCACCCGATCCGCGTGCGTTCGCGGCCGATGCCGTCGGGCTGGCGCATCGCGCGACACACGCACGCGTGGGCACAGGTCGCCTATGCGTCGCGCGGTGTGCTGCGGGTCGCGACGACCGGCACGACGTGGATGGTGCCGCCATCCCGGGCGATCTGGGTACCGCCGCATGTGACCCACGAAGTCGTCGCAGTCGAAGATGCGTTTCTGCGCACGCTCTACATTACCGAAAGCACCGTCCCGGCCGGACTGGATACGCCGCGCGTGGTCGAAGTATCGGATCTGTTGCGCGAAATCATCGCCGCGCTCGATACGCCAGGCATTTCAGCGACACGCGAACAATTGCTGGGCGCCCTCGCGCTCGACGAACTGACGCGTTCGGAGCCACTGCCGCTGTCCGTGCCGATGCCTAACGAGAAGCGCTTGCGGGCGCTGTGCGAGGCCGTGATCGCGGACCCAACGCACGGCGATTCGCTCGAACAATGGGCATCGAGCGTGGGGGCGAGTACGCGGACGATTGCGCGGCTGTTTCGTCAGGAGTTGGGTGTGAGTTTTTCGCAATGGCGTCAGCAGGCCATTCTCGCGCGCGCGATTCCGCTGCTAAGCCAGGGGCGGCCGCTTTCACATGTCGCGCAGGAGTTGGGCTATCAGAGCCAGAGTGCGTTCTCGGCGATGTTCCGGCGAGCATTCGGTGAAAGTCCACGCGCGTTCATCGAGCGTGGCTCCGAGCATCGTGTGGCGAGCGGAGATCGTGGCCATGCAGAGACGGACGAAGAGACCGCGCAAAAGTGA
- a CDS encoding regulator of ribonuclease activity A, with protein sequence MSFATADLCDAHEDQLALGTLRVLEPVFHLFSRAECFSGEAVTLKVFEDNALVRATLEEKGAGRVLVVDGGGSLRCALVGGNLAQIAEQNGWAGIVLNGCVRDTLELNEVNVGVAALATCPRRGQKRGTGERDVPVQLPGALVRPGEWIYADIDGVLVASASLN encoded by the coding sequence ATGAGCTTTGCAACCGCTGATTTGTGCGATGCACACGAGGACCAACTGGCGCTCGGCACGCTGCGTGTGCTCGAGCCGGTGTTTCATCTCTTCAGTCGCGCCGAGTGTTTCAGCGGCGAGGCGGTCACGCTAAAGGTGTTCGAAGACAACGCGCTCGTGCGCGCCACGCTCGAAGAGAAGGGCGCGGGCCGGGTGTTGGTGGTCGATGGCGGTGGCAGCCTGCGTTGCGCGCTGGTAGGCGGCAACCTTGCGCAAATCGCCGAACAGAATGGCTGGGCGGGCATCGTGCTGAACGGCTGCGTGCGCGATACGCTGGAGCTCAATGAAGTCAATGTCGGCGTGGCGGCGCTGGCGACCTGCCCACGGCGTGGCCAGAAACGCGGCACGGGCGAGCGCGACGTGCCGGTGCAATTGCCGGGCGCGCTGGTCCGTCCGGGCGAATGGATCTATGCGGATATCGACGGCGTGCTGGTGGCGAGCGCGTCGCTGAACTGA
- a CDS encoding Uncharacterized conserved protein YtfP, gamma-glutamylcyclotransferase (GGCT)/AIG2-like family: MQTVFVYGTLRAGEVNDLRNAAARNEIAAPNLLGTATVRGHLFDFGLYPGLVVDEGGVDVTGDVYEIDDELVAVLDEIEAVYPGVEDRFLAREVMVKVDGNVVNCRFYPVAPNAVKGLPEIRSGDWVEYRSTR, translated from the coding sequence ATGCAGACCGTCTTTGTCTACGGCACGTTGCGTGCCGGTGAAGTGAACGACCTCAGGAATGCTGCGGCGCGCAACGAGATCGCCGCACCGAATCTGCTTGGCACGGCCACGGTGCGCGGCCATCTATTCGACTTCGGCTTGTACCCGGGCCTGGTGGTCGACGAGGGCGGCGTGGACGTCACGGGCGACGTCTACGAAATCGACGATGAACTGGTCGCGGTGCTGGACGAGATCGAAGCGGTGTATCCCGGTGTCGAAGATCGATTCCTCGCGCGAGAAGTGATGGTGAAAGTAGACGGCAACGTCGTGAACTGCCGCTTCTATCCCGTCGCGCCCAATGCGGTAAAGGGCCTCCCGGAAATCAGGTCGGGCGATTGGGTCGAGTATCGCAGCACGCGCTGA